Proteins encoded in a region of the Sugiyamaella lignohabitans strain CBS 10342 chromosome B, complete sequence genome:
- a CDS encoding collagen-like protein encodes MTKKTNMLEDLDSDEPLEVFSSGASAGEDPPAAELGLDPATGAGDPGFDSGEEAGWEPDSGLSGDPGEEAEPGVEGEVEPEDDPDSGAAGDSGDEAAPGAAGDLGAEPDSGEEAGDSGEVPDPGEEGALGELGDSGLEGLFGEEGEPAPPSGDPGDEVDLAGEPGAGSVSVEGQGTVIVTLSVVVVYNTVPADVEQGTVKVVRLVIVV; translated from the coding sequence ATGACCAAGAAGACCAACATGCTAGAAGATCTTGATAGCGATGAACCACTGGAAGTATTCTCTTCCGGAGCTTCTGCAGGCGAAGAtccgccagcagcagaactAGGACTCGATCCAGCAACGGGAGCAGGAGATCCAGGGTTCGATTCAGGTGAAGAAGCTGGTTGGGAACCTGATTCTGGGCTCTCAGGGGATccaggagaagaagctgaaccGGGTGTCGAAGGTGAAGTAGAGCCAGAAGATGATCCTGATTCAGGGGCAGCAGGTGATTCTGGAGATGAGGCAGCCCCAGGAGCGGCAGGTGATTTAGGTGCAGAGCCAGAttctggagaagaagcaggagattcGGGCGAAGTACCAGATCCTGGAGAGGAAGGAGCCTTGGGGGAACTTGGGGACTCTGGACTTGAAGGGCTCTTTGGCGAAGAGGGCGAACCAGCGCCTCCTTCAGGTGATCCTGGAGATGAAGTGGACTTAGCAGGCGAGCCAGGGGCGGGTTCAGTCTCTGTGGAAGGACAAGGAACAGTGATAGTAACACTTTCAGTAGTTGTAGTGTATAACACAGTACCTGCCGATGTGGAACAAGGAACTGTCAAAGTGGTGAGACTTGTAATTGTTGTATAA
- the PDR16 gene encoding Pdr16p (Phosphatidylinositol transfer protein (PITP); controlled by the multiple drug resistance regulator Pdr1p; localizes to lipid particles and microsomes; controls levels of various lipids, may regulate lipid synthesis; homologous to Pdr17p; protein abundance increases in response to DNA replication stress; GO_component: GO:0071944 - cell periphery [Evidence IDA] [PMID 12869188]; GO_component: GO:0005737 - cytoplasm [Evidence IDA] [PMID 11914276]; GO_component: GO:0005783 - endoplasmic reticulum [Evidence IEA]; GO_component: GO:0005789 - endoplasmic reticulum membrane [Evidence IEA]; GO_component: GO:0043231 - intracellular membrane-bounded organelle [Evidence IEA]; GO_component: GO:0005811 - lipid particle [Evidence IEA,IEA]; GO_component: GO:0005811 - lipid particle [Evidence IDA] [PMID 12869188]; GO_component: GO:0005811 - lipid particle [Evidence IDA] [PMID 24403601]; GO_component: GO:0016020 - membrane [Evidence IEA]; GO_component: GO:0031090 - organelle membrane [Evidence IEA]; GO_component: GO:0005886 - plasma membrane [Evidence IDA] [PMID 16622836]; GO_function: GO:0008525 - phosphatidylcholine transporter activity [Evidence IDA] [PMID 10848624]; GO_function: GO:0008526 - phosphatidylinositol transporter activity [Evidence IDA] [PMID 10848624]; GO_function: GO:0008526 - phosphatidylinositol transporter activity [Evidence IGI,IMP] [PMID 9890948]; GO_process: GO:0006869 - lipid transport [Evidence IEA]; GO_process: GO:0043942 - negative regulation of sexual sporulation resulting in formation of a cellular spore [Evidence IMP] [PMID 24403601]; GO_process: GO:0008654 - phospholipid biosynthetic process [Evidence IGI] [PMID 9890948]; GO_process: GO:0015914 - phospholipid transport [Evidence IDA] [PMID 10848624]; GO_process: GO:0015914 - phospholipid transport [Evidence IGI,IMP] [PMID 9890948]; GO_process: GO:0042493 - response to drug [Evidence IGI] [PMID 9890948]; GO_process: GO:0016126 - sterol biosynthetic process [Evidence IGI] [PMID 9890948]; GO_process: GO:0006810 - transport [Evidence IEA]) — MPHVDPFKEPSPKAQIPSPVALDEHQQSKYNAVLKHFVELKELPTGEKHTSTTALISDAEKSWLTKECFLRYLRATKWNVDHCIKRIEGTLVWRRSFGVDPDSSLTPELVAPENETGKEVILGFDNDSRPCLYLKPGRQNTKASHRQVQHLVFMLERVIDFMPSGQDQLALLIDFKPTKVGINSKLPSISTGREVLSILQDHYPERLGKALLTNIPWLGWTFLKIIHPFIDPLTREKLVYQEPFPNYVPIEQLDSDFGGDVKFDYVHDEYWPVMTKIAAARRANYMKNFKLLGSTVGLSEVDLRSDNNFSGTGTSSTTAVSVPTRPAATQSSSSDSSAASSIVNTKTPTIAEKLESLQIAEEPATTKTTS, encoded by the coding sequence ATGCCACATGTTGACCCTTTTAAGGAGCCTTCACCCAAGGCTCAAATCCCTAGTCCGGTTGCATTAGATGAGCATCAGCAATCAAAATATAATGCTGTCTTGAAGCATTTCGTCGAATTGAAAGAATTACCTACTGGTGAGAAACACACTAGCACCACTGCTTTAATCAGCGATGCCGAGAAATCCTGGCTGACCAAAGAATGTTTTCTCCGTTACCTCCGGGCTACAAAATGGAATGTTGACCATTGTATTAAGAGAATTGAAGGTACTCTAGTTTGGAGACGCAGTTTCGGAGTTGACCCTGATTCTTCTCTCACTCCTGAATTGGTTGCTCCAGAAAATGAAACCGGTAAGGAGGTCATCTTGGGCTTTGATAACGATTCTAGACCGTGTTTATACTTGAAGCCTGGTCGTCAAAATACCAAGGCTTCTCACCGTCAAGTCCAACACCTGGTATTTATGCTTGAACGTGTTATTGATTTTATGCCCTCAGGACAGGATCAACTTGCgttattgattgatttcaagcCAACCAAAGTGGGTATTAACTCTAAGCTACCATCAATTTCTACTGGCAGAGAAGTCCTCTCAATTCTGCAAGACCATTATCCTGAACGTCTTGGTAAGGCTTTGTTGACGAACATTCCCTGGCTTGGCTGGACTTTCCTCAAGATCATTCACCCATTTATCGATCCTCTTACTCGTGAGAAGCTTGTGTACCAGGAGCCATTCCCTAATTATGTCCCTATTGAGCAGCTTGATAGTGATTTTGGGGGTGACGTGAAATTCGATTATGTTCATGATGAATACTGGCCTGTCATGACGAAGATTGCCGCTGCTCGTCGTGCCAATTACATGAAAAACTTCAAACTACTTGGTTCAACTGTTGGTTTGAGTGAAGTTGATCTTCGTTCTGATAACAACTTCAGTGGGACCGGTACCTCTTCAAcaactgctgtttctgtcCCCACTCGACCTGCGGCTACACaatcttcatcttcagacagctctgctgcctcttctaTTGTCAATACAAAGACACCGACTATTGCTGAAAAATTAGAGTCATTACAAATTGCCGAAGAGCCGGCTACTACTAAAACTACTTCTTAA
- the BRR2 gene encoding Brr2p (RNA-dependent ATPase RNA helicase (DEIH box); required for disruption of U4/U6 base-pairing in native snRNPs to activate the spliceosome for catalysis; homologous to human U5-200kD; GO_component: GO:0046540 - U4/U6 x U5 tri-snRNP complex [Evidence IDA] [PMID 10377396]; GO_component: GO:0046540 - U4/U6 x U5 tri-snRNP complex [Evidence IDA] [PMID 10449419]; GO_component: GO:0046540 - U4/U6 x U5 tri-snRNP complex [Evidence IDA] [PMID 8670905]; GO_component: GO:0005682 - U5 snRNP [Evidence IDA] [PMID 11720284]; GO_component: GO:0005634 - nucleus [Evidence IEA,IEA]; GO_component: GO:0005634 - nucleus [Evidence IDA] [PMID 22842922]; GO_component: GO:0005681 - spliceosomal complex [Evidence IEA]; GO_function: GO:0005524 - ATP binding [Evidence IEA,IEA]; GO_function: GO:0004004 - ATP-dependent RNA helicase activity [Evidence IDA,IMP] [PMID 8649518]; GO_function: GO:0004004 - ATP-dependent RNA helicase activity [Evidence IMP] [PMID 9705931]; GO_function: GO:0008026 - ATP-dependent helicase activity [Evidence IEA]; GO_function: GO:0004386 - helicase activity [Evidence IEA,IEA]; GO_function: GO:0016787 - hydrolase activity [Evidence IEA]; GO_function: GO:0003676 - nucleic acid binding [Evidence IEA]; GO_function: GO:0000166 - nucleotide binding [Evidence IEA]; GO_process: GO:0006200 - ATP catabolic process [Evidence IEA]; GO_process: GO:0008380 - RNA splicing [Evidence IEA]; GO_process: GO:0006397 - mRNA processing [Evidence IEA]; GO_process: GO:0000388 - spliceosome conformational change to release U4 (or U4atac) and U1 (or U11) [Evidence IMP] [PMID 9705931]), translating to MSNIVTSVDRRFVQRDVSTAREAESLKGKISVADMGSNIARSQPPSSSLSKQAVVNDRPQKKLSKRPTRFNDDDIEGDLTYVANTPVAREVLDLIMSWVQSYLEDVSHETIRSAADAILVAVKDQALKDSEKKKEVEDIVGPVTNEHFSQLESLCRRMPDIEENESPGKTGADDEIGVAVTFEGDDDDEGIDGLTDEEDEEDIDDEPSLQAPVETSQTLENESEIIKGTSTSENSKEATLPAHELDAYWLQRRLSPIFTDAHLLQEKTAQVFEILASPMSLGQAENEIMELFDFDHFDLAKFLCLNRSKIVWLTRFNRAETGIQRDAILSDMVSAGLQDIVDELRGTSQEKTGMDVDAPEEEPQEAELARRVKTSKLTPNLVDLDSLIFDEGSHLYTGGKITLPEGSYKSPPTKTYEQYNIPAPKKHYNPSEMFVRISELPEWTHPAFEGTASLNTIQSHVFPMAFGSEENLLICAPTGAGKTNIALLTILRAISQYRNARNNQFELEAFKIVYIAPLKALVQEQVREFGKKLAPFGIQVAELTGDRNLTKQQMSQTQVIVTTPEKWDVITRKSSDTSYANLVRLIIIDEIHLLHDERGPVLESIVARTIRRSEATGESVRLVGLSATLPNYKDVARFIRVEKGLFYFDASYRPCPLEQKFIGITEKKAIKRYQAMNDACFDKVMEYAGKQQVIIFVHSRKETAKTAKFLRDRASEEGVLNKFLKSDIASREILRSESELVSNSDLKDLLPTGFAIHHAGLRRADRSSAEELFAAGQVQVLVSTATLAWGVNLPAHTVIIKGTQVYNPQRGRWTELSPQDVIQMLGRAGRPRYDNYGEGIIITAHTELNYYMSLLNAKLPIESQFMSKLADNLNAEIVLGNVRTRDDAVEWLGYSYLYVRMLKSPSIYRVGENYSNDKFLVKKRLDLVHSALVALSQSRLVKYDEENGRIQSSELGRIASHFYISHTSIATYNNMLTPYLSPIEIFRIFSLSEEFKNIPVRQEEKLELSKLIEMAPIPVKETIEEPAAKINILLQAYICRLKLDGFALAADMVYVTQSAGRLFRAIYEICLGKRWAGLTRTTLDICKMVAERMWLSNTPLRQFPDAPAEVIRKMEASQMPWNRYFDLTDPAEVGQAIRVERAGSQVFRLLQQFPRLELNAQFQPVTPSLLRVELEITPKFEWNRNVHGSSESFIILVEDCDGEVILFSDTFVLKEQYATEEHIVEFTVPISDPIPPNYFVSVISEKWLHSEARLVMSFKDLIVPSKFPAHTPTFDLEPMQTSELNDKEYESLYPWKTFNRIQTQTFNTLYGSDSNVFVGAAPGNGTGVCAELAILRLWNESSDGKAVYVAPFEDQIQKKLLGWRFRLSSIHGGKEINKLTGELSNDLKILERSSLVLATPTQWDAISRKWHKRRNVQKVRLFIADDVHMIGGLNGSVYEIIISRMRYMSAQLESGLRLVALGVSLANGKDLGEWIGATSQTIFNFSPKERMYPLEIHLQSLGIPHHPSLMIAMARPTFQAVTTLADGRPSLIFVNDLKQCIDTSMDLQRLAFADCDSADIFRRVPLEELSNVSKIVDQDLADSVEHGIGYLYPAMSSRDRVIVEDLFNRNLIGILIATRETCWTSPKAQLVVVMGTQLYEGREHRYIDYPISELLQMIGRASDPSNSKTLILTNTTKRDYYKKFLNEALPIESHLNLYLHDAFIAEISERVITSPEDAVDWLTYSYFYRRLKLNPSYYGITDQSDNGLNEYLSELVETTLQDLSEAQLIEYDEDQEESPITVLNGAFIAAYYNISFITMQTFSLSLGARSKRRNILEIISSAAEFENIPIRNHEDLALSRLHERVPYKLSEPAPGTTRFKAFVLLQAHISRLTLPPDLVSDQKLILEKTLQLLSASVDVLSGNGHLNALQAMDLCQMVVQATWDKDSPLKQIPYFTDSIIERCNSEQ from the coding sequence ATGTCAAATATAGTGACCTCCGTTGACAGACGATTTGTTCAGAGGGATGTTAGCACAGCTCGGGAGGCTGAGTCCTTGAAGGGCAAGATTAGTGTCGCGGACATGGGATCGAACATTGCTCGATCCCAGCCTCCTTCGTCATCGTTATCCAAGCAAGCAGTTGTTAATGACAGGCCACAAAAGAAATTGTCCAAAAGACCAACAAGATTTAATGACGATGATATTGAAGGAGATTTGACTTATGTTGCCAATACGCCTGTGGCAAGAGAAGTGTTAGATCTTATAATGAGCTGGGTACAGTCGTATTTAGAAGATGTCAGTCATGAAACTATCCGTAGTGCAGCTGATGCTATATTAGTTGCTGTGAAAGATCAGGCGCTCAAAGATTcggaaaagaagaaagaagtgGAAGATATAGTTGGTCCTGTGACCAATGAGCATTTCAGTCAATTGGAGTCTCTATGCAGAAGAATGCCAGATATTGAGGAGAACGAATCACCTGGGAAAACTGGAGCTGATGACGAAATCGGTGTTGCTGTCACATTTGAaggtgatgatgacgacgagggTATTGATGGTTtgactgatgaagaggatgaagaagatataGATGATGAGCCAAGTCTCCAAGCTCCTGTGGAGACCTCACAAACTCTTGAGAATGAGAGTGAAATTATTAAAGGTACGAGTACATCTGAAAACTCGAAGGAAGCCACACTCCCAGCACATGAATTGGACGCATATTGGCTTCAACGTAGATTGAGCCCTATATTTACAGATGCACATTTGTTACAGGAGAAAACAGCCCAGGTGTTCGAAATTCTTGCTTCTCCTATGTCCTTGGGGCAAGCGGAAAATGAGATAATGGAACTGTTCGATTTTGATCATTTCGACCTGGCCAAATTTCTATGCCTTAACCGTAGCAAAATTGTGTGGCTAACGAGATTTAACCGAGCTGAGACTGGAATTCAAAGGGATGCCATTTTGAGTGACATGGTTTCAGCTGGACTACAGGATATTGTAGATGAACTACGGGGAACTTCTCAGGAGAAGACTGGAATGGACGTGGATGcacctgaagaagagccacAAGAAGCAGAGTTAGCAAGACGAGTCAAAACATCAAAGCTTACCCCCAACTTAGTCGACCTTGATTCTCTAATTTTTGATGAAGGAAGCCATCTTTATACAGGCGGCAAGATAACTCTTCCTGAAGGATCCTATAAGTCACCACCCACTAAGACATACGAGCAGTATAACATACCCGCACCTAAAAAGCATTACAACCCAAGTGAGATGTTCGTTCGTATCTCAGAGCTTCCTGAGTGGACCCACCCGGCTTTTGAAGGAACAGCATCTCTCAACACTATTCAAAGTCATGTTTTCCCAATGGCATTTGGGTCTGAGGAAAATTTACTTATTTGTGCAcctactggtgctggtaaaACCAATATTGCGTTATTGACGATTCTCAGAGCTATATCTCAGTATCGAAATGCAAGGAACAATCAGTTCGAGCTCGAAGCCTTCAAGATAGTATATATTGCGCCTTTGAAAGCTTTGGTCCAGGAGCAAGTTAGAGAATTCGGAAAAAAGTTGGCCCCTTTTGGAATTCAAGTAGCGGAATTAACCGGTGATAGAAACCTCACAAAGCAGCAGATGTCACAAACACAAGTTATTGTGACGACACCTGAAAAATGGGATGTCATCACTCGTAAGTCGTCTGACACTAGTTATGCAAATCTAGTCCGTCTTATCATTATTGACGAAATTCATCTCCTACATGATGAACGTGGTCCAGTGTTAGAGAGCATAGTGGCACGTACCATACGGCGTTCTGAGGCAACTGGTGAGTCTGTCCGTCTGGTCGGACTTTCCGCAACACTCCCAAATTATAAAGATGTTGCTCGTTTTATCCGTGTAGAGAAGGggttattttatttcgaTGCTTCCTACAGACCATGTCCATTAGAACAGAAATTTATTGGTATTACGGAAAAAAAGGCAATCAAGAGGTACCAAGCCATGAATGATGCCTGTTTCGACAAAGTCATGGAGTATGCAGGTAAACAGCAGGTAATCATTTTTGTACACTCGCGAAAAGAAACAGCTAAAACAGCCAAATTTCTTCGAGATAGGGCTTCTGAGGAGGGTGTGTTGAATAAGTTTTTGAAGAGCGATATTGCCTCACGAGAGATTCTACGGTCTGAGAGTGAATTGGTTTCAAATTCGGACTTGAAAGATTTACTGCCTACCGGGTTTGCTATTCATCATGCAGGATTGCGAAGAGCCGATAGATCTTCTGCCGAAGAACTTTTTGCAGCCGGCCAGGTTCAGGTTTTGGTATCTACTGCCACACTCGCATGGGGAGTAAATCTTCCTGCTCATACTGTAATTATCAAAGGAACCCAAGTTTACAATCCTCAAAGAGGTAGGTGGACTGAGCTCTCGCCTCAAGATGTTATACAAATGCTCGGTAGAGCTGGTCGTCCAAGATATGACAATTATGGAGAGGGTATTATCATCACCGCCCATACAGAGCTTAACTACTACATGTCGCTGTTAAATGCCAAATTACCTATCGAAAGTCAATTTATGTCGAAACTAGCTGATAATTTGAATGCCGAAATTGTATTAGGTAATGTCAGGACAAGagatgatgctgttgaatgGTTGGGCTACAGTTATCTCTATGTGAGAATGTTAAAGTCCCCCTCAATATACAGGGTGGGTGAGAATTATTCAAACGATAAATTTCTGGTTAAAAAGAGGTTGGATCTGGTGCATTCGGCGTTGGTCGCCCTGAGTCAGAGCCGTCTTGTAaaatatgatgaagaaaatggtCGAATCCAGTCAAGTGAACTGGGAAGAATCGCCTCACATTTTTATATCTCGCATACTTCTATCGCAACTTACAACAACATGCTCACCCCATATCTGTCTCCTATTGAAATCTTCAGGATTTTTTCACTCTCCGAAGAGTTTAAAAATATTCCTGTCCGACAAGAGGAGAAACTAGAACTATCAAAATTGATTGAGATGGCTCCCATACCTGTAAAGGAAACAATCGAGGAGCCTGCGGCTAAAATCAATATTTTATTGCAAGCATACATTTGCCGATTGAAGCTGGATGGATTTGCATTGGCTGCCGATATGGTTTATGTTACACAATCGGCTGGACGGCTATTTAGAGCTATTTATGAGATCTGTTTAGGTAAAAGATGGGCTGGCTTAACAAGAACTACCCTTGATATCTGTAAAATGGTTGCTGAGAGAATGTGGCTTTCCAATACACCTTTGCGTCAGTTTCCCGACGCGCCTGCAGAAGTGATCCGCAAGATGGAAGCTTCACAGATGCCATGGAACAGATACTTTGACTTGACAGATCCAGCCGAGGTTGGACAAGCTATCCGTGTGGAAAGAGCTGGCTCGCAGGTATTCCGATTATTACAGCAATTCCCACGACTAGAATTAAATGCACAATTCCAACCGGTTACTCCCAGTTTACTACGAGTCGAGCTTGAAATCACACCTAAGTTCGAATGGAACAGAAATGTTCATGGTTCCAGTGAGTCGTTCATTATACTAGTGGAGGACTGTGATGGTGAGGTAATTTTATTTAGTGACACCTTTGTCTTGAAGGAGCAATACGCTACTGAAGAACACATTGTAGAGTTCACCGTTCCAATTTCTGATCCCATACCACCCAATTATTTCGTATCTGTGATTTCGGAAAAATGGTTACATAGCGAAGCCCGATTAGTGATGTCTTTTAAGGATTTGATTGTTCCGTCTAAATTTCCTGCACACACTCCTACATTTGACCTCGAGCCGATGCAGACTTCCGAACTAAATGATAAAGAGTATGAATCATTGTACCCATGGAAAACTTTCAACCGGATTCAGACACAAACATTTAATACATTGTATGGATCCGATAGTAATGTTTTTGTAGGGGCTGCACCAGGAAATGGAACGGGGGTATGTGCTGAGTTAGCCATCCTTAGATTGTGGAATGAATCTTCTGATGGGAAAGCTGTTTATGTGGCGCCATTTGAAGACCAgattcaaaagaaactaCTCGGCTGGAGATTTAGACTTTCATCGATTCACGGTGGCAAGGAGATCAACAAACTTACTGGCGAACTCTCCAACGATTTGAAGATTCTTGAACGGTCGTCTTTGGTGCTTGCTACTCCAACTCAGTGGGATGCAATTTCCCGTAAATGGCACAAACGTAGAAATGTTCAGAAAGTGAGACTGTTTATAGCAGATGATGTTCATATGATTGGCGGTTTGAATGGATCAGTATATGAGATAATTATCTCAAGAATGCGATATATGTCAGCTCAGCTTGAATCTGGCTTGAGACTTGTGGCTCTTGGAGTGTCGCTTGCTAATGGCAAAGATCTCGGAGAGTGGATAGGTGCTACTAGTCAAACcatatttaatttttcacCGAAGGAACGAATGTATCCCTTGGAAATTCATTTACAATCACTGGGCATCCCTCACCACCCATCGTTGATGATAGCAATGGCAAGACCTACGTTTCAAGCTGTTACAACATTGGCCGACGGTAGACCCTCACTCATTTTTGTAAATGACTTGAAACAGTGTATTGATACAAGTATGGACTTGCAGAGATTGGCATTTGCCGACTGCGACAGCGCTGATATTTTCCGAAGAGTGCCGCTTGAAGAGTTGAGTAATGTATCCAAGATCGTTGATCAAGATCTAGCTGACAGTGTGGAACATGGTATTGGCTATTTATATCCAGCAATGTCTAGCAGAGATAGAGTTATTGTCGAAGACTTGTTTAACAGAAATCTGATTGGCATCCTCATCGCCACCAGAGAAACCTGCTGGACATCACCCAAGGCGCAGTTGGTGGTCGTTATGGGCACCCAGCTTTATGAAGGTCGGGAACATAGATATATTGATTATCCGATTAGTGAACTGCTCCAAATGATTGGAAGGGCTAGTGATCCATCGAACAGTAAAACTCTTATTCTCACCAATACCACTAAACGGGATTATTACAAAAAGTTCCTAAATGAAGCGTTACCTATCGAGAGTCATCTTAATCTCTATCTTCACGATGCTTTCATAGCAGAAATTAGCGAGCGGGTAATAACATCCCCAGAAGACGCTGTTGACTGGCTGACTTATAGTTACTTCTACCGAAGGCTGAAATTAAATCCTAGCTATTACGGCATTACGGATCAATCAGACAACGGTTTGAACGAGTATCTTTCCGAACTAGTGGAGACTACGTTACAGGATTTATCTGAGGCCCAATTGATTGAATACGATGAAGACCAGGAAGAATCGCCCATAACTGTTCTCAATGGAGCCTTCATTGCTGCATACTACaatatttcatttattACCATGCAGACATTCTCTTTGTCCTTGGGTGCCAGATCAAAGCGTAGGAATATCCTGGAAATAATtagctctgctgctgagttcGAGAATATTCCAATAAGGAACCATGAGGATTTAGCTTTGTCGCGTTTACATGAGAGGGTGCCCTATAAGTTATCAGAGCCAGCACCTGGAACAACTAGATTTAAGGCgtttgttcttcttcaggcCCATATTTCACGACTAACTCTTCCGCCTGACTTGGTTTCGGATCAAAAGTTGATATTAGAAAAGACTTTACAACTTCTCTCTGCCTCTGTGGACGTGTTGTCTGGGAATGGCCATCTCAACGCGCTACAAGCGATGGATTTGTGTCAGATGGTGGTTCAGGCTACATGGGATAAGGACTCTCCACTGAAACAAATCCCATATTTCACTGATAGTATTATTGAGCGATGCAATTCCGAACAGTAA